A region from the Neurospora crassa OR74A linkage group V, whole genome shotgun sequence genome encodes:
- a CDS encoding RING finger protein codes for MRLAWYAGCSTALAASVILSAFHQRANFYSAVVHLGQSSLSLVVLVNLIFVLYGAFMYGLQRLCFGPLRPVEIEQLYERAWFAVTETCLAMTIFREEVGPFFLCMFTALVTGKVWGWIGEGRVEVFEQQPPANPRLFHTRLSVSLLLSVAYNVWMLKYCIDTVVQQARPTMMVMFLFEFAIQTVTSSQTAIRYLFSMWEQHITRVQTRNGLEQRRRQIRERRAEILRRREQGDAEAENEELPSEDDVEEMDIEVPGWDAKGLYILSLDLVSDFLKLCIYTAFFGVLITFYGLPIHIIRDWFMTTRSFIKRLNALLRYRQATRDMDQYADATEQDLGQDDTCIICREEMRPWDPHDPVRLERTRAKKLPCGHILHQGCLKSWLERQQVCPTCRRPVSREGQQPNRNDQGGEFNGLNHPAGQNQQPQQQINGQAPANQNPNGLLPGNQRNHQNNGVRMFNLGPIRLGFAQGQDIQEMARRMGIPEDMAHGHQRLNAQAPPPPSAQQPVNGHGATGMEQIQAQLVEVGQRLDQELRELSATIGQFRSLQNIATELARVRHAQQTQALGVTLPHEPVQIPPFPQNITRHGAADWGTAIPAGSPDLPEGVVIPEGWSLLPLERLDGGAVAPGQNSGQVDQAGQQEDGNTATPGTSTAGPAPEQRTVVGPRSDNTAQSRAQIQAQGNTAPSLLTTTPPSRPITPTTPATPMSPAEQQQPATNTSSPKPAGTVETQALRSSEPSTSSTQPQSRLQNPVTITPAVNTGPLGGMSAGWSFNNVSPAPQPEASQPSKKEEEDAEADDRLSVDVSESYRPRPRPAPAAVEDAEDEEASRS; via the exons ATGCGGTTGGCGTGGTACGCAGGG TGCTCGACAGCCCTGGCGGCCTCGGTCATCCTTTCGGCGTTCCATCAGCGAGCTAACTTCTACTCTGCGGTTGTCCATCTGGGCCAGAGCAGCCTCTCTCTCGTG GTCCTCGTGAACCTAATCTTCGTCCTCTATGGAGCCTTCATGTACGGCCTCCAGCGCCTCTGCTTCGGCCCCCTCCGTCCTGTCGAGATCGAGCAACTGTACGAACGCGCCTGGTTCGCCGTCACCGAGACATGTCTGGCCATGACCATCTTCCGCGAAGAAGTCGGCCCCTTCTTCCTGTGCATGTTCACGGCCCTTGTCACGGGCAAAGTATGGGGCTGGATAGGCGAAGGCCGCGTCGAGGTCTTTGAGCAACAGCCGCCCGCCAACCCACGACTGTTCCACACCCGCCTGTCCGTCTCGCTGCTCCTTAGCGTGGCCTACAATGTCTGGATGCTCAAGTACTGCATCGATACCGTGGTCCAGCAGGCGCGTCCTACCATGATGGTCATGTTTCTGTTCGAGTTCGCGATCCAGACGGTGACTTCGAGCCAGACGGCCATCAGGTATCTGTTTTCCATGTGGGAGCAGCATATCACGCGCGTACAGACGAGAAATGGGTTGGAGCAGAGGAGACGGCAAATCAGAGAGCGCAGGGCCGAGATCTTGAGGCGCAGAGAGCAGGGTGATGCCGAGGCGGAGAATGAGGAGTTGCCGAGCGAGGATGATGTGGAAGAGATGGATATCGAGGTTCCTGGCTGGGATGCCAAGGGACTCTACATCTTGTCGTTGGATTTGGTTTCTG ACTTCCTCAAGCTCTGCATCTACACGGCGTTCTTCGGCGTCCTCATAACCTTCTATGGGTTGCCCATTCACATTATCAGAGACTGGTTCATGACGACGAGGTCGTTTATCAAGCGACTCAACGCCCTACTTCGCTACCGCCAGGCTACTCGGGACATGGATCAATATGCCGACGCTACTGAACAAGATCTCGGACAAGACGACACCTGCATTATCTGCAGAGAAGAAATGCGCCCTTGGGACCCCCACGACCCTGTTCGTCTCGAGCGTACTCGTGCCAAGAAGCTGCCCTGTGGCCATATTTTACACCAAGGATGTCTCAAGAGCTGGCTGGAACGTCAGCAAGTGTGCCCGACCTGCCGACGACCGGTTTCTAGGGAAGGCCAGCAACCGAACCGAAATGACCAGGGAGGAGAATTCAATGGGCTCAACCATCCGGCCGGACAGAATCAGCAACCTCAGCAACAGATTAACGGTCAAGCGCCCGCTAACCAGAATCCCAATGGCCTGCTGCCAGGCAACCAAAGAAATCACCAGAACAACGGAGTTAGAATGTTCAACTTGGGTCCTATCAGGTTAGGCTTTGCACAAGGCCAGGATATTCAAGAGATGGCTAGGAGAATGGGTATTCCGGAGGATATGGCTCATGGCCATCAGCGCTTGAATGCAcaggcaccaccaccaccatcagcaCAACAACCTGTTAATGGGCATGGGGCTACTGGCATGGAACAAATCCAGGCGCAGCTGGTGGAAGTTGGGCAGCGTCTGGATCAGGAATTGAGGGAGTTGAGCGCCACGATAGGACAGTTCCGCTCGTTGCAGAACATCGCTACAGAGCTGGCTCGGGTACGCCACGCTCAGCAAACGCAAGCTCTCGGGGTTACACTTCCTCATGAGCCGGTACAGATTCCACCATTCCCGCAAAATATCACCAGACATGGCGCTGCGGACTGGGGCACGGCCATTCCAGCTGGAAGTCCCGACTTGCCCGAAGGAGTGGTGATCCCTGAGGGGTGGTCGCTGCTTCCTTTGGAGCGGTTGGACGGTGGTGCTGTGGCTCCGGGACAGAATTCCGGTCAGGTCGATCAAGCTGGTCAGCAAGAGGATGGTAATACAGCAACGCCAGGCACATCAACAGCAGGACCGGCGCCTGAGCAGCGCACAGTTGTGGGACCAAGGTCCGATAATACAGCTCAAAGTAGAGCCCAAATTCAAGCCCAGGGAAATACAGCCCCAAGTCTTCTAACCACTACACCACCCAGCCGACCTATCACCCCCACAACTCCGGCAACTCCCATGAGTCCTGCcgaacagcagcaaccggCCACCAACACTTCATCACCAAAACCTGCAGGGACTGTAGAGACACAAGCTCTGCGTTCATCAgaaccatcaacatcatctaCTCAACCACAAAGCAGACTCCAAAATCCAGTAACGATAACGCCGGCCGTGAATACTGGGCCCTTGGGAGGGATGAGCGCAGGTTGGAGCTTCAACAACGTTTCACCGGCTCCGCAACCAGAGGCATCCCAGCCCAGcaaaaaagaggaggaagatgctGAGGCTGACGACCGTTTGTCTGTTGACGTTAGTGAAAGTTATagaccgaggccgaggcccgCTCCCGCTGCGGTTGAGGATgctgaggacgaggaagctTCGAGGAGCTGA